One genomic segment of Rivularia sp. PCC 7116 includes these proteins:
- a CDS encoding DUF1822 family protein — translation MNKNNQFSDEDWSIPIPLTSEILHIARQFANEQANPKSEKAQQVYLNTIAICAVNNYLRIIGISTDITSGDSWNSSIRLIEDVADLWVTGKGSLECRPVKKGASKCHIPSSIGLERIGFVIVEIDEEQNAAILKGFTSDELATQYLSLHNLRSIEYLPSYLYKLKPLVNLSKWFQNIFENGWEAVETVLSSQMNQPAIVFRGKSKVNRCQRCKLIKLGNQEELVALIITVTPESKSNINILIELKPHLNQNYLPANLQIMLLDEYQQAILDTKTEQSNQHIQLDLSGEPGERFTLQIALGKNSFSEHLII, via the coding sequence ATGAATAAAAACAACCAATTTTCGGACGAGGATTGGTCAATTCCGATACCGTTAACATCAGAAATTTTACATATAGCGCGGCAGTTTGCTAACGAGCAGGCAAATCCAAAATCGGAGAAGGCACAACAAGTTTATCTTAATACTATTGCTATATGTGCTGTGAACAACTATTTGCGTATCATTGGTATTTCTACTGATATCACCTCAGGAGATAGTTGGAATTCTTCGATACGTTTAATTGAAGACGTAGCAGATTTATGGGTAACTGGTAAAGGAAGTTTAGAATGCCGTCCCGTAAAAAAAGGTGCCTCAAAATGCCACATTCCTTCATCAATTGGTTTGGAAAGAATTGGCTTTGTGATAGTAGAAATTGATGAGGAACAAAACGCAGCAATATTAAAAGGATTTACATCTGATGAATTAGCAACACAATACTTATCCCTGCATAATTTACGTTCAATTGAATATTTACCTTCATACCTGTATAAACTCAAGCCATTAGTCAATTTGAGTAAATGGTTTCAAAACATATTTGAGAACGGTTGGGAGGCAGTTGAAACCGTTTTAAGCTCGCAGATGAATCAGCCTGCTATCGTCTTTAGAGGCAAATCGAAAGTTAATCGTTGTCAGCGCTGCAAACTGATAAAATTAGGCAATCAAGAAGAGTTAGTTGCTTTAATTATCACTGTCACCCCAGAATCAAAATCAAATATTAATATTCTTATAGAACTCAAGCCACACTTGAATCAAAACTATTTACCCGCAAACCTGCAAATAATGCTGCTTGATGAATACCAACAAGCAATATTAGATACTAAAACCGAGCAATCCAATCAGCATATTCAGTTAGATTTAAGCGGCGAGCCAGGAGAGCGGTTCACTTTACAAATAGCTTTAGGGAAAAATAGTTTCAGCGAGCATTTAATTATTTAG
- a CDS encoding 4Fe-4S binding protein, which yields MLTKVSERKIHVIRWIIVIGWLLLILSLFYDPITENWTNPNNFFSPLRDSLPCVLVQGQCLPEKPYPIGARVFWGMVIPSAIAILLVFGHETWRRICPLYFLSQIPRALGLKPLLNIEKNRWLVKNHFYLQFTLLFIGLNSRILFINSARLVLGIFLLSVILSAITMVFLYGGRSWCHYVCPFGIVQIVFTGPKGLLGSNASSAVPGSITQSMCRTVDQKTGQEISACIGCKSACFDIDAEKAYWEDLRTPGRKLVQYGYLGLVISYFVYYRLYAGNFDYYFSGAWTHEENQLATLWKPGFYLFEQAINIPKIVAVPLTFLVGVTITYWICRKLEKLFTTYFKKKQPQISYQQVLHRFFSLCTFLAFNCFFIYGGRPEIIRLPMIGQLLFNAVVVFVSAFWLVSAWNHSQEKYNKDSLAHSFRRQIEKFPVDVSSLINQRSLNDLTSDELFLLASALPKFRDTERWQIYKHILEDGLVKNNFTSENSFQYLSEIRFHLDLNQEAHYSILSQIAEENPELLYKTQYKIKSSHTNKLSSENSDKSSEADEPTVIRRKRY from the coding sequence ATGTTAACTAAAGTTTCAGAACGAAAAATCCACGTCATTCGATGGATAATTGTTATTGGGTGGTTGCTACTCATTTTATCTTTGTTCTATGACCCGATCACAGAGAATTGGACAAACCCCAATAACTTTTTTTCACCTTTGCGCGATTCTCTTCCATGCGTCTTAGTTCAAGGACAATGTTTGCCCGAAAAGCCTTATCCGATAGGAGCCAGAGTTTTCTGGGGGATGGTTATTCCCAGCGCGATCGCGATTTTATTAGTTTTCGGGCACGAAACTTGGCGACGTATTTGCCCACTATACTTTTTATCCCAAATTCCTCGTGCTTTAGGATTAAAGCCATTATTAAATATCGAAAAAAATCGCTGGTTAGTTAAAAACCACTTTTACTTACAATTCACTTTGCTATTTATTGGTTTAAATTCGCGGATTTTATTTATAAATTCTGCCAGGTTAGTTCTGGGTATCTTTTTACTCTCAGTTATATTATCAGCAATAACTATGGTTTTTCTTTATGGTGGGCGTAGTTGGTGCCATTATGTCTGTCCATTCGGAATTGTACAGATTGTTTTTACAGGACCAAAAGGTTTATTGGGAAGTAATGCTTCATCCGCAGTCCCCGGTAGTATCACGCAATCTATGTGTAGAACTGTAGATCAAAAAACTGGACAAGAGATAAGTGCTTGTATTGGTTGTAAATCTGCTTGTTTTGACATCGATGCAGAAAAAGCTTATTGGGAAGACTTGCGAACACCAGGAAGGAAATTGGTTCAATACGGCTATCTAGGATTAGTGATTAGCTATTTCGTCTATTACCGTTTATATGCTGGAAATTTCGACTATTACTTTTCTGGTGCTTGGACTCATGAGGAAAATCAGTTAGCAACTCTTTGGAAACCCGGATTTTATCTTTTTGAGCAGGCAATTAATATACCAAAGATTGTTGCGGTTCCTTTAACTTTTCTGGTAGGTGTCACTATCACTTATTGGATTTGCCGAAAACTAGAAAAACTTTTTACTACTTATTTTAAAAAGAAGCAGCCCCAAATAAGTTATCAACAGGTTTTACACCGGTTTTTTTCGCTGTGTACTTTTTTAGCTTTTAACTGCTTTTTTATATATGGAGGTCGTCCAGAAATAATTCGATTACCTATGATTGGACAATTATTGTTCAATGCTGTTGTAGTGTTTGTCAGTGCTTTTTGGTTAGTTAGCGCTTGGAATCACAGTCAAGAAAAGTACAATAAAGATAGTTTAGCCCATAGTTTTCGTCGCCAAATCGAGAAGTTTCCAGTGGATGTATCTTCATTAATTAATCAACGTTCGTTAAATGATTTGACATCTGATGAGTTATTTTTACTTGCATCTGCGCTCCCAAAATTTAGAGATACAGAACGATGGCAAATTTATAAGCATATACTTGAAGATGGTTTAGTTAAGAATAATTTTACTTCGGAAAATAGCTTTCAGTATTTAAGCGAAATACGATTCCATTTAGATTTAAATCAAGAAGCTCATTATTCAATATTATCGCAAATTGCCGAAGAAAATCCTGAGTTATTATATAAAACTCAATATAAAATAAAATCGTCTCACACTAATAAATTATCTTCTGAAAACAGCGACAAATCTTCAGAAGCAGACGAACCAACAGTCATCAGACGTAAGCGATATTAG
- a CDS encoding filamentous hemagglutinin N-terminal domain-containing protein yields MLFTPHQEAAFAQVSSDATLPNNSQINQQGSIYNITGGTEAGNNLFHSFEKFSIPNGSEAYFKNNINIQNIFGRVTGKSISEINGLIRANGTANLFLMNPNGIVFGENAQLNIGGSFTGTTAEAFKFSDGREFSAINLEDKPLLNVNVPLGLQYGKNQNATITNSGNLTVNNGKNITLIGNSFENKGNLAANNGQISIAAIANQGFANLGVSGELLNLVSQPIDTIDENTSNIGTVINRGSINTSNLQSGNGGKIIVLGEKIGLLENSLFNTSGNAGGGEVIIGNSNTTATYIDQNAFLKADALDIGNGGNIAVFATESTRAYGRFSARGGLNHGNGGFVSTTGINFLDVKDITVDTSSNNGLSGNWLLSTGNTFLGSGESFNPSSSDNFAIFQPANSSSVLDISTINKHLGTGNNITIAATKTGNQQGNIQADEINIKTQNNNPVLLTLQADNDIVLSRGNIQSGNHHLGIVLQADSDKNSKGDIILGQGSDPSFEIDTKGGKFRASAASILLDGAEITSKNTNLNNSREMAIATPGKAGLRNSGTIKQKADAGSSSDINIIANGSIVLRSSGIVKQSSNASNAGDINIKADSFLINRGGIDNKTTRNSNGNAGNINVNVNSFILKLGGMTNETKGNGNSGLINIKVDKFDLDTGVIQNITTGNGNANDIIVNANSVALKNGILLTSNQMTGDTGNIVINATKDISIIDGALLGQTNGIGDGGNINIKADSLSLQGAINNNTTSNGNAGNINLQLNDLFIKGGRISSETKGNGHSGFVKVEADALDFNGGDIQSVTTGDGNANDVTINTGTASFKNSGLSTTTKGNGDAGNIFINADDQIFLGKDSFLNSGSSASGNSGEITVNSGSLILNDARIGSNTDNENELHSIANAGNIDISADSILLQNDSTIASITFSQRNAGEIRLQADKITLRNSSNIVTKTAEYSTGDAGKIIVETGSILFENELQFINDNPNKINSLSSNTEGKGNAGTIKITADKIILRNKGGIGIDTESEGDAGKLILKTSLLQLENSRIEDNAGIDSSSTGSGKAGELNITVDKLVLDNSDIKAQTQSGQGGNINLNLTELLLLRSNSRISTEAGSLGGGSGGNITIDAPDGFIVAVPNENSDITANAFDGKGGNIKITAAGIFGIKFREELTPETSDINASSELGIDGNVEINTPDLTSDNELAELPSIPISSELAQGCYSPGYAQNQFFIVGRGGLPPKPEDIFTPSAVRVEWVNPQSNNKNSLPNRNIDVESTTKKPKRIVEATGWILNEKGEIIFTADAPVIATRDNSMQSNNCELVREIDK; encoded by the coding sequence ATGCTTTTCACTCCACACCAAGAAGCAGCTTTTGCCCAAGTTAGTTCTGATGCAACTTTACCAAATAATTCTCAGATTAATCAACAAGGGAGTATTTACAATATTACTGGTGGTACGGAAGCTGGGAATAATCTTTTTCACAGTTTTGAGAAATTTTCTATACCTAATGGTAGTGAAGCATATTTCAAGAATAATATTAATATACAAAATATTTTTGGTCGGGTAACGGGGAAGTCAATTTCTGAAATAAATGGCTTGATTCGTGCTAACGGTACGGCTAATTTATTTTTGATGAATCCTAACGGTATTGTATTTGGTGAAAATGCCCAACTCAATATTGGTGGTTCGTTTACCGGAACTACGGCTGAGGCTTTTAAGTTTAGTGATGGTAGGGAATTCAGTGCGATAAATCTTGAGGATAAACCGCTATTAAATGTTAATGTCCCTTTAGGTTTGCAGTATGGAAAAAATCAAAATGCCACTATTACCAACTCAGGTAATTTAACTGTTAATAATGGAAAAAATATCACTCTTATCGGTAATAGTTTTGAAAATAAAGGTAATTTAGCAGCTAACAACGGACAAATATCAATAGCTGCGATCGCCAATCAAGGTTTTGCTAATTTGGGAGTATCTGGAGAATTATTGAATCTAGTATCTCAACCGATAGATACGATTGATGAGAATACAAGCAATATCGGCACTGTTATTAATCGAGGTAGTATAAATACATCCAACTTGCAATCGGGTAATGGTGGAAAAATAATTGTATTGGGAGAAAAAATAGGTTTATTAGAAAACTCATTGTTTAATACTTCCGGAAATGCAGGTGGTGGTGAAGTGATAATCGGAAATAGCAATACTACTGCAACTTATATCGATCAAAACGCATTTCTTAAAGCTGATGCTTTAGATATAGGAAATGGCGGTAATATTGCCGTATTTGCAACAGAATCAACTCGTGCTTATGGAAGATTTAGTGCTAGAGGTGGTTTAAATCATGGTAATGGTGGTTTTGTTAGTACGACTGGAATAAATTTTTTAGATGTCAAAGATATAACTGTCGATACTAGTTCTAATAACGGTTTAAGTGGTAATTGGTTGCTCAGTACTGGTAATACATTTCTTGGCTCCGGAGAGAGTTTTAATCCCAGTTCTAGTGATAATTTTGCGATTTTTCAACCTGCAAACAGTAGCAGTGTATTAGATATTTCTACTATTAATAAACATTTGGGAACCGGAAACAATATAACTATCGCGGCGACTAAGACTGGGAATCAGCAAGGAAATATTCAGGCTGACGAAATTAACATTAAAACACAGAATAATAATCCAGTTTTGTTAACTCTGCAAGCGGACAATGATATTGTCCTATCAAGAGGTAATATTCAATCTGGCAATCACCACTTAGGAATAGTATTACAAGCTGATAGCGATAAAAACAGTAAGGGTGATATTATTCTAGGTCAGGGTTCCGATCCAAGCTTTGAGATTGACACAAAAGGAGGAAAATTTAGAGCATCGGCAGCTTCTATTCTCTTAGATGGTGCTGAGATTACGAGTAAAAATACGAATCTAAATAACTCAAGAGAAATGGCGATCGCCACACCAGGTAAAGCAGGTTTGAGAAACAGTGGCACGATTAAACAAAAAGCTGATGCCGGTAGTTCTAGCGATATTAATATCATTGCTAATGGCTCTATTGTATTACGGAGCAGTGGTATTGTTAAACAAAGTAGTAATGCGAGTAATGCTGGTGATATTAATATCAAAGCTGATTCGTTTTTGATTAATCGAGGTGGAATCGATAATAAAACTACTCGCAATAGCAATGGCAATGCTGGAAATATAAATGTTAACGTTAATTCTTTTATATTAAAACTAGGAGGAATGACTAATGAGACTAAAGGTAATGGTAACAGCGGATTAATAAATATTAAAGTCGATAAATTCGATTTAGATACTGGTGTAATTCAAAATATAACAACGGGTAATGGCAATGCAAATGATATTATAGTTAATGCTAATTCAGTTGCACTAAAAAATGGTATCCTACTTACGAGTAACCAAATGACAGGCGATACTGGAAATATCGTTATAAATGCAACAAAAGATATTTCTATTATCGATGGTGCCCTTTTAGGGCAAACTAATGGTATTGGTGATGGTGGTAATATTAATATCAAAGCTGATTCTCTGTCTCTTCAAGGAGCAATTAATAACAATACTACTAGTAATGGAAATGCTGGTAATATCAATCTTCAACTTAATGATTTATTTATCAAAGGTGGAAGAATAAGTAGTGAAACTAAAGGTAATGGTCACAGTGGATTCGTAAAAGTTGAAGCAGATGCATTGGATTTCAATGGTGGTGATATCCAAAGCGTTACAACAGGTGATGGTAATGCTAATGATGTGACGATAAATACTGGCACCGCTTCCTTCAAAAATAGTGGTTTATCTACAACAACTAAAGGAAATGGTGATGCTGGAAATATTTTTATTAATGCAGATGATCAAATATTTTTAGGAAAAGATAGTTTTTTAAACAGTGGCTCTAGTGCATCGGGTAATAGTGGTGAAATAACTGTCAATTCTGGTTCGCTGATTTTAAATGATGCCAGAATTGGTTCTAATACTGATAATGAAAATGAATTACATTCTATAGCTAACGCTGGTAACATTGACATCAGTGCCGATTCAATTTTATTACAAAATGATAGCACCATAGCTAGCATCACTTTCAGTCAAAGAAATGCAGGCGAAATCAGGCTTCAAGCCGATAAAATAACTTTGAGAAATAGTAGCAATATTGTTACCAAGACAGCAGAATATTCTACTGGTGATGCAGGAAAAATCATAGTTGAAACTGGTTCTATTTTATTTGAGAACGAACTTCAATTTATTAATGATAACCCAAATAAAATTAATAGCTTAAGCAGCAACACTGAAGGTAAAGGTAATGCTGGAACTATAAAGATTACAGCAGACAAAATAATTTTGCGAAATAAAGGCGGAATTGGTATTGATACCGAAAGTGAAGGCGATGCTGGTAAACTAATCCTAAAAACATCTTTACTGCAACTAGAAAACTCACGTATAGAAGATAATGCAGGCATAGATAGTAGTTCTACAGGTTCTGGTAAGGCTGGGGAACTAAATATCACCGTCGATAAACTTGTATTAGACAATAGCGATATCAAAGCTCAAACTCAGTCTGGGCAAGGTGGAAATATCAATCTAAATTTGACAGAGCTTTTGTTGTTACGCAGTAATAGCAGAATTTCGACTGAAGCTGGGAGCTTGGGTGGCGGAAGCGGTGGCAATATTACTATAGATGCTCCTGACGGTTTTATAGTCGCTGTTCCAAATGAAAATAGCGACATTACTGCTAATGCTTTTGACGGCAAAGGTGGCAATATTAAAATTACTGCTGCTGGTATATTTGGAATTAAGTTTCGTGAAGAACTAACTCCAGAAACCAGCGATATTAACGCGAGTTCCGAGTTGGGTATAGATGGTAATGTTGAAATTAATACTCCCGATTTAACTTCTGACAATGAATTAGCTGAGTTGCCATCTATACCTATTAGCTCGGAATTAGCTCAGGGTTGCTATAGTCCCGGTTATGCTCAAAACCAATTTTTTATAGTTGGACGTGGTGGTTTACCCCCCAAGCCTGAAGATATCTTTACACCTTCGGCAGTACGAGTTGAATGGGTAAATCCCCAATCAAATAACAAAAACAGTTTGCCAAATAGAAATATTGACGTTGAAAGCACTACAAAAAAACCAAAACGCATTGTAGAAGCTACAGGCTGGATATTAAATGAAAAAGGCGAGATTATATTTACAGCCGATGCACCTGTTATTGCTACACGAGACAATTCCATGCAATCGAATAACTGCGAATTAGTAAGAGAAATAGACAAATAA
- a CDS encoding CHAT domain-containing protein, with protein MKKFKSIVLILLVSLSFTILSPILTRPVFSNPPQIEHLVGRGKKLYELERFQEAIDLLKQAASRYRVNGDKLNQAMALSNISLAYQKLGKWQQADKNINHSLQLLHNFPKNIIYAQSLDIKGKLQFEKGEFQNSIVTWEEAAKVYSHLDLQPALIQSLINQAQAMQALGLFIKAQKTLVAVGEKLDKQPNSILKSVGLRSVGDVLRVIGNVDESKKVLLHSLDVASSLKANQEKSEALISLGNTVRIQETINSQTSAINFYQKAANIAPLNSYLRLQAQLNILNLLVLTDNINAASYLIPQIRTEIKSLSPNRKSVFISINFAKALGKIKQKANIKTVSWLDIARILSTAVEQAQTIEDRRALAYALGTLGQLYEQTEQLDEAQKLTQKALNTANSIRADDISYQFQWQMGRLYRRQGDIKKAMRFYDAAWKILKSLRSDLVAVDSNVQFSFRESIEPVYRQYADLLLKTPRNKQPSKQKLIKAREVIESLQLAQIDNFFNSACFNTKVILDDIVDKQNLKTAIVYPIILPDRLEVILKLPYSSLISYSNFISKNEVEETIAKLRTDIEERKIGGDNQAQFQKLYNWLLQPGEKYLENSNIESLVFVLDGSLRNIPPAALYDGSKYLIEKYTVAVSPGLQQYELKALQKTRFNILTAGLSEERVNFPKLDYVEQELQQIKSHVSDAKILLNEKFTSDAVKKQVNKKSYPIVHLATHGQFSSNSDETFLLAYDGRIKVKELSRWLHNRRQNIPEPIELLVLSACETATGDNEAALGLAGVAIQAGARSTIASLWALNDASTAELMNQFYQQLTKHNITKAEALRHAQLSLLKHKEYNTPYFWAPYVLIGNWL; from the coding sequence ATGAAGAAATTCAAAAGCATAGTTTTAATTTTACTAGTATCATTATCCTTTACTATACTATCTCCGATTCTAACAAGACCTGTGTTTTCCAACCCTCCTCAAATAGAACATTTAGTAGGCAGAGGTAAAAAACTTTACGAACTAGAAAGATTTCAAGAAGCTATAGATTTATTAAAGCAAGCAGCTTCGAGGTATCGGGTTAATGGAGACAAATTAAATCAAGCAATGGCTTTGAGTAATATATCTCTGGCTTATCAAAAATTAGGGAAATGGCAACAAGCTGATAAAAATATAAATCATTCATTGCAATTGTTACATAATTTCCCTAAAAATATAATTTACGCTCAATCATTAGATATTAAGGGAAAGTTGCAATTTGAAAAAGGAGAATTTCAAAATTCAATAGTAACTTGGGAAGAAGCTGCAAAAGTTTATTCTCATCTTGATTTACAACCAGCTTTAATTCAATCTCTTATTAATCAAGCTCAAGCAATGCAAGCTTTGGGGTTATTTATAAAAGCACAAAAAACTCTAGTTGCTGTTGGAGAAAAACTGGATAAACAACCAAATTCGATTTTAAAATCTGTCGGCTTGCGTAGCGTTGGAGATGTTTTGCGAGTTATTGGGAATGTAGATGAATCCAAAAAAGTTTTACTGCACAGTTTGGATGTAGCATCTTCTTTGAAAGCAAACCAAGAAAAGAGTGAAGCTTTAATTAGTTTGGGTAATACAGTTAGAATTCAAGAAACTATAAATTCTCAAACTTCAGCTATCAATTTTTATCAAAAAGCAGCAAATATTGCACCCTTAAACTCTTATCTACGTTTACAAGCTCAATTAAATATTTTAAATTTGCTTGTGCTGACGGACAATATAAATGCTGCTTCATATTTGATACCTCAAATAAGAACTGAAATTAAAAGCCTATCACCCAACCGCAAATCTGTTTTTATCTCTATCAATTTTGCAAAAGCATTAGGGAAAATTAAGCAAAAAGCTAATATTAAAACAGTCTCATGGTTAGATATTGCTCGAATATTATCAACAGCAGTTGAGCAAGCACAAACAATAGAAGATCGACGAGCCTTGGCATATGCTCTGGGAACTCTTGGACAACTTTACGAACAAACCGAACAATTAGATGAAGCGCAAAAACTGACTCAAAAAGCATTAAATACTGCTAATTCTATCAGAGCCGACGATATTAGCTACCAGTTTCAATGGCAAATGGGAAGATTGTACCGGCGACAGGGAGATATCAAAAAAGCAATGCGATTTTATGATGCAGCATGGAAAATTCTCAAATCTTTGCGTAGCGATTTGGTTGCTGTCGATTCCAACGTGCAATTTTCATTCCGCGAAAGTATAGAACCAGTTTACAGACAATATGCCGATTTACTTTTAAAAACTCCTAGAAATAAGCAACCAAGTAAGCAAAAGTTGATTAAGGCTCGCGAGGTAATTGAATCTCTTCAGCTAGCACAAATAGATAATTTCTTTAATTCTGCTTGCTTTAATACGAAAGTCATCCTTGACGATATAGTTGATAAACAGAATTTAAAAACAGCTATAGTTTATCCGATTATTTTACCCGATAGATTAGAAGTAATTCTAAAATTACCTTACTCATCACTTATCAGTTACTCTAATTTTATATCTAAAAACGAAGTAGAAGAAACGATTGCAAAATTGCGAACTGATATCGAAGAACGCAAAATTGGTGGCGATAATCAAGCCCAGTTTCAAAAATTATATAATTGGCTGCTTCAACCGGGCGAAAAATATTTGGAAAATAGCAATATAGAAAGTTTAGTATTTGTACTTGATGGTTCTTTACGTAATATTCCTCCTGCGGCTCTTTATGATGGAAGCAAGTATTTGATAGAAAAATATACTGTGGCTGTAAGCCCTGGTTTACAACAATACGAATTAAAAGCACTGCAAAAAACAAGATTCAATATTTTAACAGCTGGTTTAAGCGAAGAACGTGTTAATTTTCCTAAACTTGATTATGTTGAGCAAGAATTGCAGCAGATTAAATCCCACGTATCCGATGCTAAAATACTTCTAAATGAAAAATTTACAAGCGATGCTGTAAAAAAACAGGTAAATAAGAAATCTTATCCTATAGTCCACTTAGCAACTCACGGGCAATTTAGTTCTAATTCCGACGAAACATTCTTGCTAGCATACGATGGGCGAATTAAAGTTAAAGAACTTAGTCGATGGCTTCATAATAGAAGACAAAATATTCCCGAACCTATAGAATTGCTGGTTTTAAGTGCTTGCGAAACAGCTACTGGAGATAATGAAGCTGCATTAGGGCTTGCAGGTGTTGCTATTCAAGCAGGTGCTAGAAGTACGATTGCATCTTTATGGGCTTTAAATGATGCTTCTACTGCTGAATTAATGAATCAGTTTTATCAACAGTTAACCAAGCATAATATTACTAAAGCAGAAGCCTTACGTCATGCTCAATTGAGTTTACTAAAGCATAAAGAATATAACACCCCTTACTTTTGGGCTCCTTATGTTTTAATCGGTAATTGGCTTTAG
- a CDS encoding ELWxxDGT repeat protein yields MGQNLIPSLIKDIRPGSASSNLGNFTSFNGNLAFGANNGEIGTVFQSDGTATGTVPISAIDVLFEDFETAGVTSLITGVGNKLFFTGALRANRFFESFLAATDGSVDGTSQVFGLEGSGNATGLPNDVTSIVDFEDFNGNLAFVAETLVIKDFGRNIQFRTNLVISDGTSAGTSVIKTFNPGETANIISEIVNVNGTLFFAAAKSSDVSESRGVVNQLWKSDGTTAGTTFIKKLGLSDADSNIPIVKNLTNINGTLFFSGEATKETINPESELSVPISTGAELFKSNGTESGTNIVKDINPEAGSNPDKITDVNGIAFFTADDGTNGTELWKSDGTQSGTVLVKDITPGSQGSEFDNLTNVNGNLFFTVNDSNNGVELWKSDGTESGTSLVKDINRGGNSSNPDNLTVFQDILYFTADDGINGVELWKSDGTESGTVLVGDINPGAASSNPEELTVVDGELYFSADDGVNGRELWGLTEGGSQPNQDLILGGDADDVLLGKEQDDFIDGLKGDDTLTGGSGKDIFVLSSEFGNDLITDFALGEDEIVNATSRIVFTTMPDGDSLKVAFSNTGDVLQVNLNSNGQSQLENYLLNIGSNQDLPY; encoded by the coding sequence ATGGGTCAGAATTTAATACCCTCTTTAATTAAAGATATCAGACCTGGTTCTGCATCATCTAATCTTGGTAATTTTACTAGCTTTAATGGAAACTTGGCTTTTGGTGCAAATAATGGAGAAATTGGTACAGTTTTCCAGAGTGATGGAACAGCTACTGGGACTGTTCCAATTTCTGCTATAGATGTTTTATTTGAAGATTTTGAGACAGCCGGAGTAACCAGCTTAATTACGGGTGTTGGTAATAAGTTATTTTTTACAGGCGCACTCAGGGCAAATAGGTTTTTTGAATCATTTCTTGCGGCTACTGATGGTAGCGTAGATGGTACATCGCAAGTATTTGGGCTTGAGGGTAGCGGTAATGCAACTGGTTTACCTAATGATGTTACTTCTATTGTAGATTTTGAAGATTTTAATGGTAATTTAGCTTTTGTTGCTGAAACCTTAGTAATTAAGGATTTTGGTCGAAACATACAATTCAGAACCAACTTGGTAATAAGTGATGGAACTAGTGCTGGTACATCTGTAATTAAAACTTTTAACCCTGGAGAAACTGCCAACATAATCAGTGAAATTGTTAATGTTAATGGAACTCTATTTTTTGCTGCGGCTAAATCTAGTGATGTTTCTGAGTCTAGGGGTGTTGTTAACCAACTATGGAAGAGCGATGGAACCACTGCTGGTACAACTTTCATTAAAAAACTCGGTTTGTCAGATGCCGATAGCAATATTCCCATTGTCAAAAATCTCACTAATATTAATGGAACTTTATTTTTTAGTGGTGAAGCAACAAAAGAGACTATTAACCCTGAGAGTGAACTCTCAGTGCCTATCAGTACTGGTGCAGAGCTTTTCAAGAGTAACGGAACCGAGTCAGGTACAAATATAGTTAAAGACATAAACCCCGAAGCTGGCTCTAATCCCGATAAAATTACGGATGTCAACGGTATTGCTTTTTTCACTGCTGATGACGGAACTAACGGTACTGAATTATGGAAGAGTGACGGTACACAATCAGGAACTGTTTTAGTTAAAGATATTACTCCGGGAAGTCAAGGAAGTGAGTTTGATAATTTGACTAACGTTAATGGAAATTTGTTTTTTACTGTTAATGATTCAAACAACGGAGTTGAATTATGGAAGAGTGATGGAACTGAATCGGGTACAAGTTTAGTTAAAGATATTAACAGGGGTGGAAATTCTTCTAATCCCGATAATCTGACAGTTTTTCAGGATATTTTGTATTTCACAGCAGATGACGGTATTAATGGGGTTGAATTGTGGAAGAGTGACGGTACCGAATCGGGTACGGTTTTGGTTGGTGATATTAATCCTGGTGCTGCTTCTTCAAACCCCGAAGAGTTAACTGTAGTTGATGGAGAACTTTATTTCAGCGCTGATGATGGTGTTAACGGTAGGGAACTATGGGGTTTGACTGAAGGTGGATCGCAACCTAATCAAGATTTAATTTTGGGTGGAGATGCAGACGATGTACTTTTGGGTAAAGAACAAGATGATTTTATCGATGGTTTGAAGGGTGACGATACTTTAACTGGTGGAAGTGGTAAGGATATTTTTGTTCTATCTTCCGAATTTGGTAATGATTTGATTACTGATTTTGCTCTTGGTGAAGACGAGATTGTTAATGCTACGAGTCGTATTGTTTTTACAACTATGCCGGATGGTGATTCTTTAAAAGTTGCTTTTAGCAATACTGGTGATGTTTTACAGGTTAATCTCAACAGTAACGGGCAAAGTCAATTAGAAAATTATTTGTTGAATATCGGTAGCAATCAAGATTTACCTTATTAA